The region CGATCTACAAATATTTAACACAAGGTCCTTCTTGAAAATCATAGACATTTACACGattgtaaatcattttattacgactaaaatgagaattttatatttgaattatttaaaaatataaaaatatgtttttcgTTTTAAACAAAGAATTTgtattacataaattgagaaAGAGGGAGCATTAGTTTtgattgataaaaaaaatataaaacaataaattaaaTATGACAAATTGACAATTGATGAtcttggtcaaataaatcaactATTTATaccattataaaaaaaaaaataaaaaaaaaataaaaaaaaaaaaagcaaaataagTAGTATTATTACTTCTAAGCGATGAGAAACTGAATACTGATTCCATTTTCCTTGTCCATTTTCTAGCTCGGATTTACTTGATTTTTAGATTGAAAGGTCTGTTTTCCCACAAGTTCGCTAATCCTAAGGTCAGATTTCTTTTCTCTAAGATCTTGTTCCCATCATAGAAGAATATTGCAGTAGTTTATTTACACATACTAGAAATatttgtttcttcaaatttcctcGCGTAATAGAGGAAAATTACTATTCCCTCCTGaacataagaaaaaaaaaatactactattCATTTTACATGGTCTTGTTTGACGAGTACGacgtttaagaaagaaagaaaaagagaactcTTAAAATTTGTAgtataaaacaagtcatagtcTCATAGACACTTGTATAGCTATAAATTATCTTATTAAGAGTAAAACGAGAATTTAAAAGTTATATTgtttctaaaataaaaatgtgtcattctttttaaacggactaaaaaataaaacatagcACATAAATTAGAACATAAGGAATAATAATTCCGTTTCCAGAGACTGGTGTGCCCCCAAAATTAGTAATAATTCCGTTACTATTAATATTCCTCGTCTAATAGAGAAAAAACGATTTAGTTTTTTAACCATTCATCTATTCCAAGGTTTCGTACATTATATCAGTGAAGAAATTGAATTGAAGACATAACATGCATAACCATTCATTCCAAATTACTTAAGTTGTTCTAATCGTTTAATTATTTCTTCCATCTTATTATTGCCGATTCGGTTTGTTTTATCAAAATTAATGCCTATAGTAAAATACCATGGTTTATAAATATATGAGTTGGGCTTCGACATGGATGGTTAAATTGAAAGTAAAAATAAGCAAAAGAAGTAGAAAGCATCTTACCACATCCAAAAAGCAAAATTAGCTCGTATTTGGTTAATTAACACAAGCCTTGCTATAGCTTTATGaattatgtcaaaaaaaaaaaatgatgagaaTGTATTGGTAATTAATTAGCAATTACTCCATCATATGTTTATGTCTTGAATGTATACGTACCGTTGAGTTAATCCAGTGCTTTCCACAACAATTCCatcatatgtttatgtatggAATGTATTGAACTTGCAATACTATTAAGTTATAGTCTGTTTAGCTAGACTTCAAACACctgcttattttgaaatatgtatttttgtcAGAAGTTTTTTCGAAAAAGTATTTGTTGAATAGTAGCTCGTATTTGGCTAATTAATTTCAAAAGCAATAGTAGTTTGTATTTGATCAAGATTTCAAAAGTGTTTTCAAGAAGAAAAGCTACTTTTTTTAACTTATGAAAAACAACTTTTGCTATTATTTAAAACATCTCAACTTCTAAAATAACTTACTTTTTCCGGAATAACTTGATCACACATCTCAACTtctaaaataaacacttttgtCTTTCGAGAAGCTTGGATAGGATGTCAATCGAGTGATTCCCACAATTATCCCGTCATATTTTTCTGTCTGGTATGTATTGTTCTCATATCATATAGTTCCTCCAGATAAAATGAATGCAGACAAATGGAAGTCTTTATCATCTTTTTAAACACTACATCAAAAGTAGGTGGCTGAAGTCGTAAATATAGAAGGATATTTTGCAAGTCATTCCAAACATACAGTAGCAGACAAAAATAATAGTTTTTCACTTATTACTAGTTACTACCATGATCATGCTAAGTGTCTCTACATAATAGACTAATTTATAGGAAAATATGCTCTCCAAGAATTTTCCCTAAGACAACTAGAAATAAAGGAAGTATATATAAGAGGACGAGCAAGAAATTGTAGACATTGAAATCTTGATGATGAAAATACTACTAGTACCTGTAATATTTTTGCCCATCTTGAGAACTTTGATGTTGTAGCTAGCCTCACTGCAGTAATGACTTTGACTGATATCTATAACATTTTAGATGttctttaaatttaaaaaaaaaaaaaaaaaaaaaaaaaaaaaagaagaagaagaaagaaaccaagAGGACGACGTAATTTTAGGAACTTGCTGGATCATTATAAATAGTACACTTAAAATGAGAATACATATTGAGATTTCTATCACAAAACTTCTCCTAGGTAGTTCGAATGTTAACTAATTATCTGAATGAGAAattatttgactaaattataGGCAAAAAGATTCAGAAAACGAGAGACAtttgtaaaataaataaacGGACGCAATTGATGAGAGAGTAAACAAAAGAGTCTTTTGATATAATAATATACACAGAATGAAGGATACGAGTTTATTTTTATAGAAATCAACAGAACCAAATAGATTTCCAATGAAGTTACACGAACTGAAGAATGTTGTGACAGTTGTTCCCAGAATTTCCTTGCTCTCTCGGCTAATTCAAGAAAACGGAAAGTCTGTATTTTGATGCTgctaaaaggaagaaaaaaaaatgaaagaagaaaatcagATATATGTAGCTGGTGAGAATACGTTATCCATGTAGCAATAAAATCGAAATAATaatctattttgatttttcttttcatgtgattatatatttatacttataaATGAACATAGAAATGGAAATTTACCTCATGGATAATTCCAGTATTTTACTGATAGTTGAAGATGGCATACGGGTTCCAATTGCCAGTAGCTACCAAATTACCATCATTATTAGTAACAGTTTTCTCTTGAGTCCCTAAAAAGAGCTGCTTCTTATGGTGGGAggttagttcttcaacttcagCTTGCATTTCATGAGAAGGATGATTCGCGCTAGTATGTCCTGATGAAAACATAATTAAGTACTTAAATTGCTTTTATAATAGTTTGGGTTTCCAAGTTAGATTGTCACACAATTTAGTATGATACGAAAGCAGGCAAAGATCTTGAGTTCAAGTTTCACCATTGCCTTTAATATATCTAAAAGAATTTCACTTGATTGGCCTCAGAAAAAGAGTCTGGCGGTATGTGAGGGCAGGTTGAAGACATAATTAACTAATAAGAAGTGTTTCTCTAATAGTTTAGGTTTTTAATATCCGTGGTAATTACCTGACTGTTCACCCCTTTCAAAGGAACTCCAAGATCTTAGGTTCAAATCATGCGCCATTGCTTCAAAACTAAGCTTTGATCCAgcaaatattttcttcaatcttGTTCTCTCCCTTGCCCTTTCTCTTGCTTGTTTCCTTGACTCCTTTGCAAAAGGATGATGAAATGCAGCTCTTATATGAGCCGGTCtagccttcttcttctttttcttttccttgttgCAAGAATCTCCTTTAGCATTTTCCTTGTGGTTTTGATTATTAGATGGAGATTCATCTCCTGATACAACTTCACATTCAGAACCAGTAGAGGATGCACTATTTCTTTGGAGAGGACCTCTGGAGAGCTCCTTGATTGCAGATTTCGACTTTATAAACAACCATTCCATCGTTTTGCTGGCCTTGTCTAACCTCAGAATGTCTTGTAAACTGAAAAACTTACGAGCAATATCTATGGAAAGTCTTATTCTTCTGTCTCTGGGGCCTCTAGCAGTGTTGATCTTGCTGTGTCTGTCTTTCTTATTAGAAGCTCTCTTGTTTCTTTGAATTCTAGTTGTGCTGCTTAATTCAGTTTTCTTGTTCTTACACCCTTTTTCTTCTGTCATGTTGATAGCAGTCTCGGTGCTCTCAGCTAGGGCATCATCATCAAGATTCTGATCATCATGAGTTGTAGGCAAGGGGGTTTGTGGCTGTTGAAGCAAATGTTCTTGGTAATATTGGAAGAAAagatcatgttcatgttcatagTGCATACAAGGAGAAGGGATGGGGCTGTAATTGCAGCTGTTGCTTGAGGGATACATAATTTGCTAGCTTTATATTCTGCAGCAGTACAAATAATTAGAGCTTGAGAAAGACTGATATTAACACAACATGACTAGCTAGCTGCATCAGATAAAGTTGAGACAGTAAAACCTTTTGCCTGAACTTTCTACATAAGCTAGCTGCATCAACAAGGGAGAAAAAAGCATGTAATTGAGAAAGACTTATTTGAAAGAGACTTAATTAGTACATATCATTCTCATAGGTAGATTTGTTAGAACTTATTCGAACGAGACTTAATTAGTACTATATATCCTTCTCATAGGTAGATTTGTTAgtatcaatttttctttttctcccttcTCTATCTCCGTGCTTGTGTTACATGAGTCATGACAAAGATGGTGTTTTTGTGCGGCTTTTAAAATATGTGAGGACGTACTACAGCTTCATGTATATGGTGTTTGAGAGAGACTTATTCATTTGTATCATCCTCAAAATATAGCATTTTATTGTGAAATATGGTGTTATTTCACAATATACATCTGTATTTATATATAGGAGTACTATAGCTAGCAAGCCCTATGTGAGGATTAAGCTTGGCCAAATTGAAACTTGAGAAAGATAAGGGAAGAAACTTACCAGAGATTTACATTTGCTTCATCTTTGCAATTCCTAAAGCAAAAGTTAGCAagcataatttgttcatgaaagaGAAGGGGGAAAAAGGCAATGATAGAGAGAGGAGTAGCAGCACAAGTGTACGAGTAATAGAACATAGTTTTATGGGAAAGTGAATGGATAGGAAGAACTTCTAC is a window of Lycium ferocissimum isolate CSIRO_LF1 chromosome 12, AGI_CSIRO_Lferr_CH_V1, whole genome shotgun sequence DNA encoding:
- the LOC132040052 gene encoding transcription factor DICHOTOMA-like → MYPSSNSCNYSPIPSPCMHYEHEHDLFFQYYQEHLLQQPQTPLPTTHDDQNLDDDALAESTETAINMTEEKGCKNKKTELSSTTRIQRNKRASNKKDRHSKINTARGPRDRRIRLSIDIARKFFSLQDILRLDKASKTMEWLFIKSKSAIKELSRGPLQRNSASSTGSECEVVSGDESPSNNQNHKENAKGDSCNKEKKKKKKARPAHIRAAFHHPFAKESRKQARERARERTRLKKIFAGSKLSFEAMAHDLNLRSWSSFERGEQSGHTSANHPSHEMQAEVEELTSHHKKQLFLGTQEKTVTNNDGNLVATGNWNPYAIFNYQ